Part of the Cryptomeria japonica unplaced genomic scaffold, Sugi_1.0 HiC_scaffold_388, whole genome shotgun sequence genome is shown below.
GGAGTATTGATGAGAAAGCGAAATGTGTATATGGGAAGGCAACTTGCACAGTCGTTGAAAAAGTGTAAAGTACGAATAAGTAACTGTATGCaatgaaattttgatttaaataGCATATTCAGAAAAGAAAACACTTTGAAGTGGGAATTGTGATATATTAGTATTGATTTTTTTTTACCTGTGTAATAGCACTGGAGAAGGCAGAATGGTTGTTGCTGAATGTCAACCATTTGATTGGTGAACAAGTGAAGGCCAAACCTATGTGTGCAAGCATTTCATAGATGTAGATTGTAATCTTGTGATGTAGATGTGAGAGCATAGAGCTGTTGCAAGcgagcttcttctttctttcttatgGTGGTAAAAacacttttttgcatttttgcataccTTTCAAATGAGAAAGGTGGATGAATGCGTATTCCATCAATTGATTTGACCCTTGAGATAGCTGTAAATGTTAGGCCTTGCTCTTCAGTGTTGCCTATGTCTATTGTAGCTTTATCCAGTGTAAGTCCTTGAGATTTGTGAATAGTTATGGCCCAAGCGGTTGTCAATGGAATCTGTGTACGCTTGCCTCGAGTAATTGGAGTAATGGGTATGTCATTTGGATGCAATGTATCTCATGGAGGGCCTTTATAATTCTGAAAGCGGACAATAACAAATTTTGGCAAGTCTGGTGATTTAGTATTGTTTTCATAGACAATTTTTTTAACAAGGCCAATGGAACCATTTACAAGGCCAACTTCAATCCACAAGTTAGCTAGCAACATCACTTGCTGATTTTCACATAATAGTAGTTATAATGGTAGTTGTTCATTGTTATCATATTCAGTATTAGTTTGTTGCACAATATGTGCAATGCTGAGAGCAATACGTAAATTTAATTCCTTCAACATTCTTTTGTTGTGCAGCGTTGTTGAgtcatttgttgcaaacaaatggattgatGAGTTGAATTCCTTTTGCTGCAAAACAGTGAGATTTGTATTTGTTTGGTTCATTAAGATCTGCCAGTCATGTTTGTTAGGTTGTGCATCTCTTATGTTCTAGAGCAGGCTTCTAAATTGTTGTTGTTTAACAGAGGCACCTTGTTGGCAGAAAACAGTATGCAATGTTACAACTGTTTTAAATGATCGCCACAAGTTCAAAGCTATAGACTGCGAAGCATAAATTGGTTTGTCCATTATAGGAGGGAGCTGCCCAAGGTCACCTATAAGGATTATGGAGAGTCCACCAAAGCCTTCATGTTGTTTATCAAGGAATGCTTGGCGGAGCCGACTATCAATCTTCAATTGTAATTTAGGGCCCAAGAAGCTCATTTCGTCTATTAGAATATATTTAACATGCCTAAAATGCTCTTGGAATGTGAACAATGCTTGCCCTGTCAAAGGATGCATTTCTTTTATAGGGATTCGGAGGCCTGCATGAATAGTTGTTCCTTGAATATTATATGCAGCAACACCTGTAGGTACAAGAACTAACAATGTGTTTGTCTTAATGCCTGCAGAGACATTTAACTTTTGTCTGATGCAATCTATCAAGATTGATTTACCAGTTCCTGTTGTTCCTTGAACAATCATTCGGAGAGGTTGGGCTACAACTTGTTTAGAT
Proteins encoded:
- the LOC131053604 gene encoding ATP-dependent DNA helicase PIF1-like → MIVQGTTGTGKSILIDCIRQKLNVSAGIKTNTLLVLVPTGVAAYNIQGTTIHAGLRIPIKEMHPLTGQALFTFQEHFRHVKYILIDEMSFLGPKLQLKIDSRLRQAFLDKQHEGFGGLSIILIGDLGQLPPIMDKPIYASQSIALNLWRSFKTVVTLHTVFCQQGASVKQQQFRSLL